Below is a window of Burkholderia cepacia DNA.
GGACGCAATCAACAATGCGGCCGCGATTGCTGATGAGCGGAACGCGCGACAGGTCGCAGATGCGGCCCTGAAGATGCAGATCCCGGTGCAGCCTCGCGAGTTCTGAATGCCGAAGAAAGCACCGACGCAGTGTCGGCATTACGGATGCGGCCGACTGGTCGCGACGCCAGGCTATTGCGCCGAGCATGCGAGCGAAGCGGTCGGTTGGCAATCGGATCGCTTGCGCGGATCTCGGCACGCCCGCGGCTACGGAACTGCGTGGACGAAGCTGCGGCGCGAAGCGCTGGCGCGCGACAACGGGCTCTGCGTGCCGTGCCGGAAGAAAGGCCGGATCGCGCGCGCTGTCGCGGTTGACCACGTCGTGTCGAAGGCCGAAGGCGGAAGCGACGAGCTGACCAACTTGCAGTCGATCTGCAAACCGTGTCACGACGCCAAGACGTCGACGGAGGCAGCGCGCGGGCGTGGTCGACGGTGACTCGGCGCGGGCCGCCGCCCCGAACCGAGGGGGGGTGGTTTTATTTTTTCGGCCCCTTGCTCGGGACCGAACGTTCAGCCGCATTTTTTCGCGGACCACTTTTTGAAGAGGGGGGGGTTAAGACAGCCGCCCCATAGAGCCGATCGCGCAACGCGATATGAGTTTTTCGTCGGCTCACTTACGGGAAGCCTCACATGAGTCCGAATCAACCGTTTGCCGACGTCGGCGGTGCCGACGAGTCGCGCGCGTCGGGCGGCGGCGTTGGAAAGGCGATCGAATCGCCTCCGCCGCCGCCCGGGGTGCATTTCGAGTCCGCGCACCGCAAGGTGTGGGATTACCTCTGTCTCGCGCTGCGTGCGGAGGGCGTGCCGCACCGCACTGCTGGCGTTGCGCTGTCGATCGTGTGCGTTGACTTCGTCCGGTGGGTGAAGGTCGAGCTGCAACTGCGCGACTTCGAAAAAATCAATCACGGATCGTTCATGGTGCAGACGCCGAACGGTCATACGCAGCCGCATCAACTCTATTACGCGGCGAAGTCGCTGAAAGAGGGGCTGCTCAAGTGTCTACCGGAAGCCTGCCTGACGACGCCGTCGATGCTGATCGCGAAATCGAAGATCGAAGATCCGAACCCACAGGACGACCTGTTCGACCAGCTGCTCAATCACGCGCGCTCGAGGCCGACGAGCTTGCCGGTCTGACGCCAGCCGTTCGGCATCGTTGGGACGTCGAGTATGGCCTGCCAGTGTTGCGCGGCGAGATCGTCGTCGGAGAGTTCGCATTCCTCGCGGTAAAGAGGCATTACGACGATCTGATCAACGGCGCGGCGCGCGGCATCGTATTCAGTGCGCCGCATGCAGCACACATCATTGACTGGATCGAGAAGCAATTCCTGCACATCAAAGGCGCGCTGGCTGGTCAGGCGCTCGTGCTCGATCCGTGGCAGCGGTTTTGGACCGCGGTCATGTACGGATGGCGACGCGCTGATACAGGGCTGCGCCGCTTTCGGACGGGATACGAGGAGGTCGCGCGCAAGAACGGTAAGTCGACGTGGAAGGCAGGTCAAGCCGACTATCTGTTTCTGATGGACGGAGAGCCAGGCGCAGAGGTGTACACGATCGCGACTACTCGCGAGCAGGCGATGAGCGTTTTCAAGCCGGCGCTCGACAACTATCGTCGTCGATGCCGGCGATCGAAACGGCTGGCGCGGTCGGTCAAGGTGTACGACGGCACGAATCAAGAGCGGATCGTATTCGGCAGCAGCGTATTTAAGCCGCTGCCGGCGAACGCAGAATCGCTCGATGGCTTGAATCCGTCGGTTTGTATGGTCGACGAGTTACATGCGCACAAGACGCGGGAAGTGTGGGACGTGATGGAGTCGGCGCTCGGTGCGCGGCTTCAGCCATTGATCTCGGCCATCACCACGTCCGGCTACATCCTCGACGGGATCTGCACAGAGATACGCGGCTATCTCGTCATGATCCTTCGTGGCGACAAGATCGACGATAGCTTTTTCGGCTACATCTACACGCTTGACGATGACGACGATCCGTTCGACGCGGCTGTCTGGATCAAAGCGAACCCGAGCCTCGGCAGCGCGAAGACGGTCGAATACATGCGTGCGCAGGCAGCGAAGGCGGCCGAGCTGCCGAGCGCCAAGGCGAACTTTCTCACGAAAGACCTGAACGTCTGGGTCAACGGAGCATTGAGCTGGTTCGACATGCAGGTTTGGGATCGCTGCGGTGCGCCGTTCGATCCGGCAATCCTCGCCGGCCGGCGTTGTTTCGGTGGGCTTGACTTAGCCAGTACACAGGACTTGAGCGCGTTCGTGCTCGTCTTTCCTCCGTACGACGCCGACGGCGATATTGTCGAAGAGCTTGGCCCGGACGGTGAGTGGTATTTCGTCGCGCATATTTTTGCACCTGAGGCGAAGGTAAATACGCAGGAGGGTAGCGACGCTGCGCCGTATAAGAAGTGGGCCGAGCTCGGATGGTTGACTGTCACACCTGGTGCGGTGACTGACTATTCGGTCATTCGAGACACGATCATCGGTGCATGTCAGAAATTCAAGGTGCAGGACATCGCGTTCGATCCTTGGAATGCAACGCAGATCGTGAACGAATTGCTCGAGGTCGATATTCCGATGGTGCAGGTGCAGCAGAACATGTCAGGGCTGTCGCCAGGCGCGAAGCAGCTCGAGCGACTGGTGTACGGCGGCAGCATGCGACACGGTGGAAATCCGGTAATGCGCTGGTGCGCGAGCAATGTGACGTTGATGCTTGATTCGAACGACAACATTCGGCCTGACAAGAAGAAGTCGCGGCCGAACGGGCGTATCGACCCGATCGTTGCCGCATGTATGGCCACGACTCGGGTGGTGACGTACCTGCCTGAATCCGCTCCGGAAATCTACATCCTATGACGAACGCAACCAACGGTGCGCCGCGCGCGAACGCGAGCGGGTCGCGCATTTTGAATCAATGGAACGCTGACCGGCAGGCGGCGAAAGTGAGCGCCGCCGCTGTGTCGACGAGTCAGATCGTACCGGGGACCGACGCATTCGATTGGATGACGGGTCTACAAATGCCCGGCCGTGCGGTTAGCGAGCGAGGGGCGATGAGCGTCGCGACCGTCTATTCGTGCGTCACGTTGATCGGGGGCGCCATCGCAGGGGCACCGTTGGTTGAGTATGCGCGTGGTCCGAACGGGTTGCTGCCGGCCGAATCCGAATATTGGGAGCGGCTGAACGAGGAGATGCATCCGCGTTGGTCGGCGGCGGTCGGATGGGAGTATGGCGTGCAGGGGCTCCTGTTGCACGGAGACTTGTTTTCACGCATCCATCGCGTGACGCCTTGGTCGTCGCGAATCGAATCGATCGAGCCGCTGCATCCGCTGTCGGTCTGGCCTGACCTGGTCAATGACCGTCTGGTGTACAGCTACATCGACCCAAGCAGCAACAAGGTCGAGGTGGTGGACCAGGACGACATGATTCATGTGCCTGGACCTGGTTTCGATGGTCGGCGGGGAATGTCGCAAATTCGCGGCGCACTACGCAACCCGGTCAATGTGTCGTCGTCCGCTGGCGCGTTGATCGATTCGATGCTGTCGGACAATCTCCGGCCGGATCTCGTTATTAAGGCAGAGCAAAAACTCGACGAGGCGGATATCAACCTGCTTCGCAAGAAGTGGCTGGAACGATACAGCGGACTGCACAACAGCAATGCGCCCGTGGTGCTTGGCAAGGGCATGGATATCAAGCAGATCACGATGTCGGCGGCCGATGTGCAACTGATCGAAAACCGAAAGCTAACCGACGACGATATCTGTTCGGTGTTCGGCGTGATGCCGCACATGATCGGGCGATCGGACAAGGGCACGACGATCGGCACGACGGCCGAGCAGCTCGCGAAACATTTCGTGAAATATACGCTTGGCCGGCACCTCACAAAAATTGCGCAGGAAGTGAGCCGCAAGGTGGTGCGAAAGCCGAAGCACTCGATTCAACACGACTACACGGCGCTCGAGCTGGGCGACATGAAAGCGATGTTCGAGGCGTTCCGAATCGCGCTCGGCCGAGCCGGCGAGCCGGGATGGATGTCGCAAAACGACGTGCGGCGCCGGTTCAGCATGCCGCCGGCCCCGGACGGGGACAAACTTAATTCAGGGACTAAAGATGCGACGAAACCGAATCCTCCAGCTGCTGAATGACAACCGCGCTGCGCCGCGAGCGTTCAGCGTGAAGGCGAGCGACGACGGCACGGTTGCGACTGTCTACCTTTACGACGTGATCGTGACCGACGATTGGTGGGGCGGCGTCTCCGCGCAGTCGTTTGTGCAGGCGCTCGCCGGGATCACGGCCGATACGATCCACCTTCGGATCAACAGCCCGGGCGGCGACGTGTTTGCCGCACGCGCGATGGAAACGGCAATTCGCGGCCATTCCGCGCGAGTCATTGCGCACATCGACGGCGTTGCCGCGAGCGCGGCTAGCTTCGTGATGCTGGCCGCTGATGAGGTCGAAATCACGGACGGCGCGTTCGTGATGATCCATAACGCATGGACGTTCGCGATGGGAAATGCGGACGATCTGCGCGAATCGGCGAAGCTGCTCGACGCTGTCGACGCGTCGCTGGTGCGAACCTACGCGAAGGAGACGGGGCAAAGTGAGGACGATATTTCCGCATGGATGGCTGCCGAAACGTGGATGTCATCCGACGAAGCTGTACAACGCGGTTTTGCTGATCGGCTCGCGGGTGCAGGCGCGGATGCGCAGGCGTCCGCGTGGAATCTCTCGGCGTACGAACGGGCGCCGAACGCGGCACATGCGCAGCCGCAGCCGCGTGCTCCTGGCGCGTTCGCCCCGCCGGAGCCGCAACCGGAGCAGCCGCAGGAGCCGAAGCCGGTTCCGAATGCGCCCGCTGCTGCCGCGGATATGGAAGCACTGCGCCGCCGGCTGGAGCTTGCACAACGTTCGTGACGCGTTCCCGCGTCGATTCAAAGGGCTGCCTTCGGGTGGCCCTTTCTTTTTCTGTCGATGGAGACTGTATGGCTATTGCAATTCAAGCACTGCGGGAGCGTCGCGACGCACTCGCGAAAAATCTGAACGCGTTGCTCGAAAACACCCCGGGCGACAAGTGGGGCGCCGATCAACAAAAGGCGTATGACGAAGGTCTCGCCGAGATGGATCGCGTTAGCGCCGAAATCAAGCGTCATGAAGGGCTGATGAACCGGCTCGCCGAAGACGCGCTCGCGGGCAATCCCGAGGGGCTGATCAATGCGCACGTCAGGACGCCGGGTGCACACGAAGGCGAATCGCGAGCGATCCGCACGTTCCTGCGCCGCGGCGTGCTGGCGCTCACCGACGAAGATCGTGCGCGTATGCTCGCACGGCAGACTCCGGAAATCCAGAATGCCATGTCGACGGGTGACCCGGCGGCCGGCGGCTATACCGTCGCGCCCGAGTTCTACCGCCGGTTGTCGGAGGCACTGAGGGCATTCGGCGGCCTTCGCCAGATCGCTACCGTGCTGTCGACAGGGACCGGCGCATCGATGACGTTCCCGGGTACGGATGCGACGACGGAAGAGGGCGAGATCGTCGACGAGAACGGGGAAACGAGCGACAGCGATACGAAGTTCGTCGCGAAGTCGCTGGAGGCGTTCCGGTACTCGTCGAAGTCGATCGCGCTGTCGATGGAACTGCTGCAGGACAGCATGTTCGATCTCGAAAGCTACATCATCCGTCTGCTGTCGACACGCATCGGTCGGATCACGGCGCGGCACCACGCGAAGGGCACCGGCAACAAGCAGCCGGTTGGGCTGCTGACGGCGGTTGGTACGGGCGTTACGGTGTCGGCGCCGAACCTGATCACCTACGACGACCTGATCGATCTCGAGCACAGCGTCGACCCGGCTTATCGCGTGCGTCCGAGTTGCGGGTATGCCATGCACGATCAGATGCTGAAGGTCGTTCGCAAGATCAAGGACGAGCAGAAGCGACCGATTTTCGTGCCGGGCTACGAGCAGGGTAATCCGGGTGGCGCGCCGGACCGTTTGCTCGGCCGGCCGATCACGATCGTGCAGGAATACGACGTGCCCGAGGCGGGCGCCAAGCCGCTGACGTTCGGTGACCACTCCGAATACATCGTGCGCGAAGTGATGGATCTCACGATGTTCCGCATGACGGACTCGCGCTACACGCTGAAGGGCCAGGTCGGTTTCGTCGGCTTCAACCGCCAGGGCGGCAACCTGATCGACATCGGTGGCGCCGTGAAGGCGCTGAAGATGGGCCAGGCTGCGGCGCCGCAGGGCTGATGAACGGGGCCGCCACATTGTGGCGGCCGAACATTCAACGCGAGGAATAGATGGCCGACCAGTTGGCATATCCGCTGCGTATCGCGGCGGGCCGCGTCGACGTTTTGAAGCGGCCCGCCGAGGAGGCGATCACGCTCGATCTGGCGCGAGAGCATTGCCGCATCGACGGTGACGACGAGGACGTACTGCTGAAGGGGAATATCGTCGCTGCGCGCGAAGCGCTCGAGGGGGAATTGTCCCGCCCGCTGCTGCCGCAAGAGTGCCGGGTTCGGATTGATTCGTTTCCGCCGGATCGGGTTCTGTTGTGGAACGACGTGATCGAGATCATCGACGTGTCGTATACCGACGACGCTGGCGCGCGGCAGGTGTTGCCGCCGGCGGCGTACCGCGTGATGGATCGGGCGTATCTCGTGGCCCGGAAGGCGTTCCCGTACGGAGAAGACGTGCAGGTACGGTTTCGTTGCGGAGCATTCGAGACTCCGGACGCCGTGCCCGAATCGCTTATTGCGTGGATGCTGCTGCAACTCGGCACGTTGTCCGAGCATCGCGAATCGGAGGTCGACGGCACCGTGAGCTCGCTTAGTGAAGATTTCACGAACCGGCTCATTGGGCGTCACGCGATCGTCAGCATTTAGCGAGGACAGTATGCGTGCGGGAAAACTGAACGAGCGGATCGTGATCGAGCGCCGAAGCGGTGAGGTAAACGAAAACGACGAGCCATTGCCGGATGCGTGGGTCGAGCATTCGAGGCCCTGGGCGGACGTGCTTTTTCTCAACGGGAAAGAGCACGTGGTTTCCGGCGCTGTTCGTGGCGCGGCCATTGCTAGCATGCGCATTCGCTATCGCGCTGGTATCGATGAGCAGATGCGCGTGCGCTACGACGGTAGGCTGTACGACATAACGGCGGTTCTGCCGGCGCGCAAGCGCGGGTATCTCGATCTATCCGTGAAGGTGGGGGAAAAGTATGTCTAGCGTACAGATTCTGGGGCTGGCCGATTTGCGGGCCGATTTCGAGAAGCTGGCGAAAGCACAGTCGACGAAGGCGTTGCGGCGCGCGACGGTGGCCGGTGCGAAGGTGATTCGAGACGAGGCGCGCGCGCGGGCACCGAAGAAAACCGGGAAGTTGCGTCGAAACATT
It encodes the following:
- a CDS encoding phage head closure protein yields the protein MRAGKLNERIVIERRSGEVNENDEPLPDAWVEHSRPWADVLFLNGKEHVVSGAVRGAAIASMRIRYRAGIDEQMRVRYDGRLYDITAVLPARKRGYLDLSVKVGEKYV
- a CDS encoding head maturation protease, ClpP-related, with amino-acid sequence MRRNRILQLLNDNRAAPRAFSVKASDDGTVATVYLYDVIVTDDWWGGVSAQSFVQALAGITADTIHLRINSPGGDVFAARAMETAIRGHSARVIAHIDGVAASAASFVMLAADEVEITDGAFVMIHNAWTFAMGNADDLRESAKLLDAVDASLVRTYAKETGQSEDDISAWMAAETWMSSDEAVQRGFADRLAGAGADAQASAWNLSAYERAPNAAHAQPQPRAPGAFAPPEPQPEQPQEPKPVPNAPAAAADMEALRRRLELAQRS
- a CDS encoding phage portal protein, encoding MTNATNGAPRANASGSRILNQWNADRQAAKVSAAAVSTSQIVPGTDAFDWMTGLQMPGRAVSERGAMSVATVYSCVTLIGGAIAGAPLVEYARGPNGLLPAESEYWERLNEEMHPRWSAAVGWEYGVQGLLLHGDLFSRIHRVTPWSSRIESIEPLHPLSVWPDLVNDRLVYSYIDPSSNKVEVVDQDDMIHVPGPGFDGRRGMSQIRGALRNPVNVSSSAGALIDSMLSDNLRPDLVIKAEQKLDEADINLLRKKWLERYSGLHNSNAPVVLGKGMDIKQITMSAADVQLIENRKLTDDDICSVFGVMPHMIGRSDKGTTIGTTAEQLAKHFVKYTLGRHLTKIAQEVSRKVVRKPKHSIQHDYTALELGDMKAMFEAFRIALGRAGEPGWMSQNDVRRRFSMPPAPDGDKLNSGTKDATKPNPPAAE
- a CDS encoding terminase large subunit, whose translation is MLRGEIVVGEFAFLAVKRHYDDLINGAARGIVFSAPHAAHIIDWIEKQFLHIKGALAGQALVLDPWQRFWTAVMYGWRRADTGLRRFRTGYEEVARKNGKSTWKAGQADYLFLMDGEPGAEVYTIATTREQAMSVFKPALDNYRRRCRRSKRLARSVKVYDGTNQERIVFGSSVFKPLPANAESLDGLNPSVCMVDELHAHKTREVWDVMESALGARLQPLISAITTSGYILDGICTEIRGYLVMILRGDKIDDSFFGYIYTLDDDDDPFDAAVWIKANPSLGSAKTVEYMRAQAAKAAELPSAKANFLTKDLNVWVNGALSWFDMQVWDRCGAPFDPAILAGRRCFGGLDLASTQDLSAFVLVFPPYDADGDIVEELGPDGEWYFVAHIFAPEAKVNTQEGSDAAPYKKWAELGWLTVTPGAVTDYSVIRDTIIGACQKFKVQDIAFDPWNATQIVNELLEVDIPMVQVQQNMSGLSPGAKQLERLVYGGSMRHGGNPVMRWCASNVTLMLDSNDNIRPDKKKSRPNGRIDPIVAACMATTRVVTYLPESAPEIYIL
- a CDS encoding head-tail connector protein, with product MADQLAYPLRIAAGRVDVLKRPAEEAITLDLAREHCRIDGDDEDVLLKGNIVAAREALEGELSRPLLPQECRVRIDSFPPDRVLLWNDVIEIIDVSYTDDAGARQVLPPAAYRVMDRAYLVARKAFPYGEDVQVRFRCGAFETPDAVPESLIAWMLLQLGTLSEHRESEVDGTVSSLSEDFTNRLIGRHAIVSI
- a CDS encoding HNH endonuclease, with translation MPKKAPTQCRHYGCGRLVATPGYCAEHASEAVGWQSDRLRGSRHARGYGTAWTKLRREALARDNGLCVPCRKKGRIARAVAVDHVVSKAEGGSDELTNLQSICKPCHDAKTSTEAARGRGRR
- a CDS encoding phage major capsid protein; translation: MAIAIQALRERRDALAKNLNALLENTPGDKWGADQQKAYDEGLAEMDRVSAEIKRHEGLMNRLAEDALAGNPEGLINAHVRTPGAHEGESRAIRTFLRRGVLALTDEDRARMLARQTPEIQNAMSTGDPAAGGYTVAPEFYRRLSEALRAFGGLRQIATVLSTGTGASMTFPGTDATTEEGEIVDENGETSDSDTKFVAKSLEAFRYSSKSIALSMELLQDSMFDLESYIIRLLSTRIGRITARHHAKGTGNKQPVGLLTAVGTGVTVSAPNLITYDDLIDLEHSVDPAYRVRPSCGYAMHDQMLKVVRKIKDEQKRPIFVPGYEQGNPGGAPDRLLGRPITIVQEYDVPEAGAKPLTFGDHSEYIVREVMDLTMFRMTDSRYTLKGQVGFVGFNRQGGNLIDIGGAVKALKMGQAAAPQG